CCGCTTGAACATAAGCGAAACAAATCTTGCAACAATCTAAAATATAAGAGAACACTACTATAGTGTTATCTATGAGAGGAtgatttgaaattgtaaaaaagatgGTTGTTCTAAATTTTTGTGTAAGTTACGGCAACATGCATATAAAGTATGATCAGTTATTTGTTCAGCTGTAGCTCGAGACCTCGATGATTTTTATGTTCCTGAATATGGCGAGTAATGCTATTAGGCATACTTAAAGTACTGAATCTCATTAAACGGTATTAAACGACTGTATATCTAGTCATTCGTTTTGATCTCGTGTAGTAACATTCGCGCGGCTGAGAAagattgtaattaaatatttttctcaatcgCGCGTTCGATACGGAGAACGTGGCAAAATCCTCGACTTCTAAATTCGCCTTTGATCGTTGTTATCTACGGACGGCAACTCACTTGTACgcaaaataaacgaagaaattacaattgaaaaaagataaaaggaaacaGCGTTTAGGTAAAAAGGAAGCGCGAGTTCAATCGTTCACGATCTACCGGACTACGTTTCGCTTGTTATCGACGGTTAGTTAGCtattaaacaaacaaaaagaaagtagaaatttaAGCCTAATCGTATTTATCACAATATATATTCTTTgacttttctaattttattttctagctATTCGTCTAAGTATCTCACGCTTTAccgaaatatacaatttttagcTACATTTGTATTACTTGTATCTCGCAATTTGTATTCTCGACCGTCGATTGAAAATACcttttttatcgatcgaacCTGTGTTTAGCATCATTACCGATCGCGTCGCTTCTTACAAACGTCTTCGTCTCATTACCGACAGAGAATGTTTCCCCGGTGATTCTCTCGATAAGCTAGTACCGGCGGAGTTGCCacaaagaagaaggaaaagagaagaaattcgCTTATACGTCCAAAGAGGCCGCGTTTAGTTGATCCTACCCTTATGGGTCATGTAACTTATGCTATCAGATAGAAGTTTTTCCCTAGCCTGTCTTCGAATTCTCGAACACATCGCTAATATCGTCCCTGCCATTAGACAGAGGAAGCCACAACCGATTCCTATGATCGTACTAAGAACAGTTGATCTAAGGCACACTCTGTCGTTCGTGGATTCACTAGGTCCTGCAAAAAAGACATCaataatcaatatatatatatatataaacgaataaaaatgttaataatcaTAACCATAGAAGTTCTGTTTAAACGATGACTCGGATAacagattaaatattttaaggtCGAATCATTTACTGAAATTACCACTTCGGAAAGCTGTAGTGGAATTCTGGAAGAATTCCGTATCTGCCTCGCCTTCTTGTAGAACACGCAACGATTGGAACAGATTAACGTTCTCTGACAAACTCGTCGCTGGCGTCGACGGGCCACCAATTTCTGGCAAAGAACGTTTAGCCACATTCTTGGCGTTCCTCCAATGACACGGTTGACTCTGTACAATCacgaataattcatataacaACAGGCATATCAATTCACATCAAGACTTTAACAAAACGATCTATTGTATGACAATTGactaagaaattattttcattcgtttcctACATACTGGACATCTTCCGTGACACATTCTGACGTCGCACTCGATGTATAGAGCAGGTGAGCCAGTGAACCTGAACGTCTTCATATAGGCGAAAACTTGAGTCTCGAAGAGACCACTCTCTGACCAGGATCCACGAAATCTACTGATCAATTTATCATCCACTGGGCACCCGTATTGATCAATCAGCTGAATCCTCTTGTTTCCACCGTTGTGGGCGTAACAGTCGTTCACGACGATGTCGAAACCATCtgttaatagaaaaatattcattttacacGTTCATcctaatatacaaatatacaatatataatatacaaatgttGGAATCtcttgtattaaattttacagtaAAGTTCGATCtctatttattagaattacattttaattaagtcGACCAAACACCTGCACGTAGAATCTATTTGAAACTAATACTTGAacgagaaattacaaaatttctattgtacacgatgtttcaaaaaattaacgtcaataaaataaatatgtcaaATACAGTGAACAATGGTATCGACCATACCTATGCTGTCGATAAAACAGGAAAGACTTTACTGAAAATATGTGATATTTAGACTTTCGTTTATCCAGGCAAGTTTTTGCTTGTTTTAATAACTATTACGTGTTCCTGAAGTTTTATATCAACGTTCTGAACCAACCTAATGAACTTAAATAGCCTGAGTATATCGATTCTACTTAAAATCCTAGTATCTCGGAATATTTAAATCACCGACCTATCGTTGTCAATTATTGACAACTTGGAATCGCGACTCGTTATCGATTTCTCGAACGAGGAAACTCTACTCTAATTTTAGTTTCTCAAAGGGAAACTGTGCACATAACAGAGGTCCTGGGTATCCCGTTAACCCGTGGAATAACACTAGGCAGATGTTATGTAGCGCCACGTGATTAgtactagaactaccacaccagtcaaattgactggttttacaattttattttaaaattcctacttcatgttatatttttttccgcaacgatgtaatgacttttaagaataatataatgaattttattttattttttatgtattcaaactcagaataattttgtatcaatgctacttataccaataccagtcaaaatgactagacttgtcaaagtgtaaaagagtgctgcaatctgtttatcgaaccccaattaaccagtttcctcgttttctacaacttgccacacgtttttacaatttttaccgcgtatcatccgatatgatgatatcaggAAAATTCAATAGATGttaacgctagaaataccacactAGTCAAATGActgattctacaattttataaatgtgtcagccctcgtttagggattaTGGtgccagatggattaataataccaaaaatgtactacataacatggaattccttccgtaagaaactaataaattaataaatataaaaatattctattattacgtattttttaaagaccagtcattttcactggttctggtagaaatagcttcgtgttaactatcggtagttttAGTGTTAGACTGTCGGTCTTATGGAATCGATGTAAGAGTAGCATAACGCGAAAATGCGTGGCCGCTATATCGGCGTACCGTATTTGCTGCGCATATAGATAATGAGAGTCAGAGGATCGCCGACACGGACTGGTCCAGCCACTCTAGTTCCAGTGGTCCCGTAACCGTATCTGATTTCCATGTAGCACTCTGGTGGCTGCAGGGTGAACACAACAGGATTCCCCGTCGCAACTCTGAAAGAAGATATCCGCGTTAGAGCCTTCTGCTGGCATCAACTTCCCGTTATCCACCAGTGGGACAACATACAGTACacgttaaaaaatacacggtatatatatacaataattttgaattattttactgTTACTATGGATGACTGATTGGCATTGCAAGTTGAcagatatttaataagatgGTCGACATGGAGGAATTGAGAGGCGTCGCTTCTTCCAAACGTTGTAATCACATTCGCAAGTCGCTTTGAAGAGCTTAATTAAGGACCACTAATtggtattaataattaagGTATTTAATAAGACACTTACTCGACGTCGAGGAATGGAAAGGTGACGGTTTTCCAGAAGTCGTAACCGTATTCGCAAGTCACTTTGAAGTGTTCGTCGAACTCCTCTTCGATCAGCGGGTTGTACTGCACTGTGACCGTGTTCCACATCAAGTTTTTCTGCAGTGGAAAGAAATCGAGCGTTGTAAATCGCGAGGAGAAAATCACAGTGAGTGGGCCATTTAGACGAAATATCGATCATCGATCAATTGGTTAAAGCGGTTTACAAAGAAATGCAAGCGCTAGATACTATGTATTAGTGGAGTTAACTGAGTGTGAagagcgaagaaaaattctttgaagagtcaacattaaaatattaccgGCGCTACCGTATTTTTCTAGTACAAAATTAAGTACAATATgttgttgaaattttccacGCAAAACAACTAACAAtagggaaagaagaaatataggaaaaaaGGATGAAGAATgacaaagaaaggaaagagggaAGTTAGGAAAGATATCGAATAGGAATGAAGAGAACAGTGAGAATGGAATGGACACAGGCAGAGGAAAGGAAATGAAGGCCAAgtggaaaaggaagagaaaagtaaaaggGAAATTTCTGATccgtatttaattattcacttTATATgttcattttatatcttttcaacGATTCTATAAGTCCATTTCGCTAATCTTAAAAGTCAACAGAACATCGTCATCATCCAAATTCTTTTCCTCCGTTTCGCTTGATCTCTTTCTGATCGCAACTCAGAGTAGGAACAGACCCGATTTTAGTGCATCCTGTATAAACCATGTCGAGTTTAATAAATCACAGGAGAACGTAACAGAATTATTAGCATCGGCATTTATGATTCGCGTCAGTTAAAGTTCTCTAACGGCACGGATGCTgcgtatattaatatacacgTCGAGTCTCGTGGGACGTTAAACATTCAGACGACGGTGGATGATCGcgagataaaagataaaacggGCCAAGtcgattcttttattttttttcatccaCGTTAATCATTATTATTCCTTGTCAAAAGGGGCAAGTGGTCACGCTGTGATCGTAACGAACCACACCATCTATCCTTCGCCACACTATTATACAGTACTGTACAAAAGTCTTAAATCATCTGTGTTACCCGTTTTACAATggcaattaaatatatagtccCGTTGGGAAGTCTTAGGATACATCTTTAATAAAACTGTAGTATTTGATATAGATAGAACAATATtaggatattttattcatgCCACCGGGTACTTGTGGTTTCTTCTGAtccacaatttttttttttttttttaagttata
The nucleotide sequence above comes from Bombus pyrosoma isolate SC7728 linkage group LG1, ASM1482585v1, whole genome shotgun sequence. Encoded proteins:
- the LOC122570944 gene encoding uncharacterized protein LOC122570944 isoform X1 gives rise to the protein MKCNQPRRRGRWRKTKPGEGGSEKTKGEERIHRYAIVWLLTVATLRCQATNHENGEGDGNAEDSVLDETTEDYWAGSGSGPEDDDSLHNETREALTHEASDHDAVVYVGEGAAYVPIPSLKGRPLSPNLQALQTLQGLQGIPGGGGTGVVGDEDWKRHPETWDREHRRYRPNTTRVQHIEAECQDDYMKIRIGFNGSFTGLLYSAGYSYDPDCMYVNGTGRDYYEFYIQLNRCGTLGENTHHQDSRKNPTKNLMWNTVTVQYNPLIEEEFDEHFKVTCEYGYDFWKTVTFPFLDVEVATGNPVVFTLQPPECYMEIRYGYGTTGTRVAGPVRVGDPLTLIIYMRSKYDGFDIVVNDCYAHNGGNKRIQLIDQYGCPVDDKLISRFRGSWSESGLFETQVFAYMKTFRFTGSPALYIECDVRMCHGRCPSQPCHWRNAKNVAKRSLPEIGGPSTPATSLSENVNLFQSLRVLQEGEADTEFFQNSTTAFRSGPSESTNDRVCLRSTVLSTIIGIGCGFLCLMAGTILAMCSRIRRQAREKLLSDSISYMTHKGRIN
- the LOC122570944 gene encoding uncharacterized protein LOC122570944 isoform X2 encodes the protein MAATRMDWKFRLYAIVWLLTVATLRCQATNHENGEGDGNAEDSVLDETTEDYWAGSGSGPEDDDSLHNETREALTHEASDHDAVVYVGEGAAYVPIPSLKGRPLSPNLQALQTLQGLQGIPGGGGTGVVGDEDWKRHPETWDREHRRYRPNTTRVQHIEAECQDDYMKIRIGFNGSFTGLLYSAGYSYDPDCMYVNGTGRDYYEFYIQLNRCGTLGENTHHQDSRKNPTKNLMWNTVTVQYNPLIEEEFDEHFKVTCEYGYDFWKTVTFPFLDVEVATGNPVVFTLQPPECYMEIRYGYGTTGTRVAGPVRVGDPLTLIIYMRSKYDGFDIVVNDCYAHNGGNKRIQLIDQYGCPVDDKLISRFRGSWSESGLFETQVFAYMKTFRFTGSPALYIECDVRMCHGRCPSQPCHWRNAKNVAKRSLPEIGGPSTPATSLSENVNLFQSLRVLQEGEADTEFFQNSTTAFRSGPSESTNDRVCLRSTVLSTIIGIGCGFLCLMAGTILAMCSRIRRQAREKLLSDSISYMTHKGRIN